One segment of Solanum lycopersicum chromosome 1, SLM_r2.1 DNA contains the following:
- the LOC101248043 gene encoding uncharacterized protein: MDCNKEEAIKARGMAEVMMRNRDFVGAKKFASKAQKLFPDLENITQMVSICEVHCSAEKTSFGNEKDWYSILKVEPTADDALIRKQYRKFALLLHPDKNKFPGAADAFSLIGEAISVLLDGPKRTLYNSRHIPSGRFQVPMQHKSCQPDTRKHHKVTQSGAPESEPTFWTICPCCSIKYKYHKTFLNQLLRCPNSKKSYRGYEVNDSVATPGTSRSQPTSSQKKGADETLARNSFIQPEFPSEVSQESNRNGKSDNAYRKMNKEGLSGEYKRKNTERKKISIESSEKCDLSEDTNFEVDTHVPGQKSQCLTRENQRRSTRCRQHVTHRDNLSDEDEEEGPSKRSKGVGYPSPTKESEVQHLSHAATPKGKEKKLKDSLSSEERLQNTEQEAETANGRVDLPLKGSVDCPSDVGASAMAEPKIYQCADPDFSDFDKDKEESCFKVGQVWAIYDSLDAMPRFYAVISKIVSPAFKLSITWLEPDPLNEDETKWLSEGLPASCGRFRKGNLEDIEDLPMFSHLVCAINRHSCGAIKIFPLQGETWAIFRDWDLNWCSGLERKKKFKYDFVEVLSDFADAIGVHVVKLVKANGFTCLFHRAGHPFVVPAKEMLRFSHRVPSFKMTGMERNDVPEGSFELDPASLPTDQVGISASSLDERERGNFMAYDHMDSAEKCVGSVPDQVAEPIFYCFDAERSPEKFEVGQYWAMYSDEDGLPRYYGLIKKIDLLPDFVLHVAWLYACPPPKGTTQWHDETMPIGCGQFKFRNSKLKPYTGTATFSHEVAAEVLKKGLYKIFPGKGEVWAVYKNWSAKIKGKKLEDCEYEIVEIVDVSTSYIQVKLLVRVQGFKSVYKPQVEEEGRVKISMSDHLKFSHGIPAFRLTEERGGSLRGFWELDPAAMPLYLLCTD, from the coding sequence ATGGACTGCAACAAAGAAGAGGCCATTAAGGCTAGAGGGATGGCTGAAGTTATGATGCGAAATAGAGATTTCGTTGGAGCTAAAAAGTTTGCATCTAAAGCCCAGAAGCTCTTTCCTGATCTGGAGAACATTACACAGATGGTTTCGATTTGTGAGGTGCATTGCTCTGCAGAGAAGACGTCTTTCGGAAATGAAAAAGATTGGTATAGTATTCTTAAAGTAGAGCCAACAGCTGATGATGCTCTTATCAGGAAGCAATATCGCAAGTTTGCTCTCTTGCTACATCCTGATAAGAACAAGTTCCCTGGTGCAGCTGATGCCTTTTCACTGATTGGTGAAGCTATATCGGTGCTTTTGGATGGACCGAAACGAACGTTGTACAACAGTAGACACATTCCTTCAGGGAGATTTCAAGTACCAATGCAGCATAAGAGCTGCCAGCCAGATACCAGGAAACATCACAAGGTAACTCAATCAGGAGCTCCAGAAAGCGAACCAACCTTTTGGACTATCTGCCCATGCTGTTCTATTAAGTACAAGTATCATAAGACATTTCTAAATCAATTGTTGCGGTGCCCCAATAGTAAGAAGTCGTACAGAGGTTATGAAGTGAATGATTCAGTTGCAACACCCGGAACCAGTAGGAGTCAGCCTACTTCCAGTCAGAAGAAGGGTGCTGATGAGACCCTAGCCAGGAATTCATTTATACAGCCAGAGTTTCCCTCAGAGGTTAGTCAGGAGTCTAATAGAAATGGAAAGTCGGATAATGCATATAGAAAAATGAATAAGGAGGGATTATCAGGggaatataaaaggaaaaacacaGAGAGAAAGAAGATATCAATAGAATCTAGTGAAAAATGTGATTTATCAGAAGATACAAATTTTGAAGTGGACACTCATGTTCCTGGGCAGAAATCTCAATGTCTCACTAGGGAAAACCAGCGAAGATCTACACGGTGTAGACAGCATGTCACTCACCGTGATAATCTTagtgatgaagatgaagaagaaggtcCTTCTAAGCGATCTAAGGGAGTTGGATATCCCTCTCCTACTAAGGAATCCGAGGTTCAGCATTTGTCTCATGCAGCAACTCCTAAGGGGAAGGAGAAGAAATTGAAGGACAGTTTGTCCTCTGAAGAGCGCTTGCAGAACACAGAGCAGGAAGCTGAGACTGCAAATGGAAGAGTGGATCTACCTTTAAAAGGAAGTGTTGATTGTCCCTCAGATGTAGGGGCTTCTGCTATGGCTGAGCCAAAAATATATCAATGTGCAGATCCAGATTTTAGTGATTTTGACAAGGACAAGGAAGAATCTTGCTTTAAGGTTGGACAGGTATGGGCTATTTATGATTCTCTAGACGCCATGCCTAGATTTTATGCGGTCATCAGCAAGATTGTATCTCCTGCATTTAAGTTGAGCATAACTTGGTTAGAGCCAGATCCGCTGAATGAAGATGAAACCAAATGGCTGTCTGAGGGCCTTCCAGCTTCTTGTGGTAGGTTCAGAAAGGGAAACTTGGAAGACATTGAAGATCTTCCCATGTTCTCCCATTTGGTATGTGCAATAAATAGACATAGCTGTGGTGCCATAAAGATATTTCCACTGCAAGGAGAAACTTGGGCCATCTTTAGAGATTGGGATTTAAACTGGTGTTCTGGTCTTGAGAGGAAGAAGAAGTTCAAGTATGATTTTGTTGAGGTCTTGTCAGACTTTGCTGATGCTATTGGTGTGCATGTTGTAAAGTTGGTGAAAGCAAATGGTTTCACTTGTCTTTTTCATCGAGCAGGACACCCATTTGTAGTTCCTGCAAAGGAGATGCTTAGATTTTCTCATAGAGTTCCTTCTTTTAAGATGACAGGGATGGAGAGGAATGATGTTCCTGAAGGATCTTTTGAACTAGACCCTGCTTCCTTACCTACTGACCAAGTAGGCATTTCTGCTTCATCTCTagacgagagagagagaggtaaTTTCATGGCATACGATCACATGGATTCTGCAGAAAAGTGTGTTGGATCAGTACCTGATCAGGTTGCTGAACCTATATTCTACTGCTTTGATGCTGAGAGATCACCGGAGAAGTTTGAAGTTGGTCAATATTGGGCGATGTACAGTGATGAAGACGGCTTACCCAGGTACTATGGGCTGATAAAGAAGATAGATCTTCTCCCTGATTTTGTGTTGCATGTGGCATGGCTGTATGCCTGTCCACCCCCTAAAGGTACAACACAGTGGCATGATGAAACAATGCCGATTGGGTGTGGACAGTTCAAGTTTCGAAACAGTAAGCTGAAGCCATATACTGGAACCGCCACCTTTTCACATGAAGTAGCAGCAGAGGTTTTGAAGAAGGGTTTATACAAGATCTTCCCGGGAAAAGGCGAAGTTTGGGCAGTGTACAAGAACTGGAGCGCTAAGATAAAAGGTAAGAAACTAGAAGATTGCGAGTATGAGATTGTTGAAATAGTGGACGTTTCCACTAGCTATATACAAGTGAAGTTGTTAGTGAGGGTACAAGGCTTCAAGTCTGTCTACAAGCCTCAAgtggaagaagaaggaagagtGAAAATATCTATGTCCGACCATCTCAAGTTCTCTCATGGAATCCCTGCTTTTCGCCTGACAGAAGAGAGAGGTGGCAGTCTTCGAGGTTTCTGGGAGCTTGATCCAGCCGCAATGCCGCTTTATTTACTGTGCACAGATTGA
- the LOC101247749 gene encoding uncharacterized protein: MVGGGRKNANKCYPEKDSSVFDDTQPVDTQISPDTLPGEDDQNMAPADDGLFFNDAFETQLVNLCGENQILDIGGGETQVVDYGAETQVVDFGAETQLVDFGGETQQVDLDGETQLVDDHDCLHSKRIQTSENCNIEVVDSDTEGSDGTEVLCDTQELSGDDSMEHSYSSIDQVKLPKSSNSNTSERSSIAQSDVQRSLQRGFTSIRAASIRASGLAAYDMSRKGTKGSTRSIKSENPLEQEGADHNGTSVVRPQSVVRKELNLNACEEYDEQLKEVGNEYRCKVGSSAVRKLFRDEILIETKGPEDGNYDFQKTVDLPQLDSDNVLTGLSYLDSQEPGEETQANALEAVDKFLSLNPFDFDQHLDFGKSSIGKSKCVSAASGAKHLAQRAAGIADAEGGIYDWDDNREDEGGGEFFQKKKELLFGRIPTTEPLKHGSLDPLRRGSKSCGPKEKHMLNCKKFKGSPCSDSRLMSSKVRVKSELSKSRSRKKLVEELDEQFTVGAGNGMVDNGDGDNVPDLQNVGLDTQMAAEAMETLCFRVPVLENDFSNENKCNKSLSKSSCKGRVDDESLLKQRSPKKKARSSDTRPATRLSVQKDVKLVEVHCRETVKQQKSSKKQGNDEQGARLRMIKANMTISHSSRGKEEEFGQVERPPKESRGSMSVKNCHLQQQHDSFTPIAHRTRHNRAESQLKSRLSAAVTSNRSGIDGDACETLMDHGTFAADRTANLRNMKLMWGDHCAVDHPKGKRSHRKIPAMGQEATTQPCRRSKRLSGDQTSTSIDVSAKKRKCSPETPSGIASSGRGSRKKLSNEGINKGHPEGTNISDAFADGNTKALRYKSPEDSNMKADVATKQSVDEAHGVESLTGDQCKAPASACTTPTNSKILKSSVSPICMGDEYQKQSCRKNTSRSSLMREIISLHTTGTQVDSTLKDSRKRREMTNVRILFSQHLDPDIIKQQKKIIARLGASSASSMSDATHFMADEFVRTRNMLEAIAAGKPVVTHLWLESCGQASCLIDEKNYILRDARKEKEFGFSMPVSLARACQHPILQGYKVFITPNTKPGKEILASLVKAVHGLAVERLCRSAMKEEVIPDNLLVLSCEEDYEVCIPFLEKGSTVYSSELLLNGIVTQRLDFDRYHLFSDHVKRTRSTVWMKKNNNQYLAIAKCK, from the exons ATGGTTGGCGGCGGTAGAAAGAACGCGAACAAGTGTTACCCGGAAAAGGATAGTTCGGTTTTTGACGATACACAACCAGTGGACACTCAAATTTCACCAGATACATTACCAg gTGAGGATGATCAAAATATGGCTCCTGCTGATGACGGCCTTTTCTTCAATGATGCCTTTGAGACCCAATTAGTAAATCTCTGCGGTGAAAACCAGATTTTGGATATTGGTGGTGGTGAAACACAAGTGGTGGATTACGGTGCTGAAACACAAGTTGTGGATTTCGGTGCTGAAACACAATTGGTGGATTTTGGTGGTGAAACTCAACAGGTGGATTTAGATGGTGAAACCCAATTGGTTGATGATCATGATTGTCTACACAGTAAACGCATCCAGACTTCTGAAAATTGCAATATCGAAGTTGTAGATAGTGATACTGAAGGAAGTGATGGAACTGAGGTCTTGTGTGATACTCAAGAGTTATCAGGTGATGATTCAATGGAACACAGCTACAGCTCAATTGACCAGGTGAAGTTGCCTAAAAGCAGCAACTCCAACACAAGTGAGAGGAGTTCAATTGCACAATCAGATGTTCAGA GATCTTTGCAAAGAGGGTTTACTTCAATCCGTGCTGCATCTATCAGGGCTTCTGGTTTGGCTGCTTATGACATGAGCCGTAAAGGGACAAAAGGAAGTACACGGTCTATTAAGAGTGAAAATCCTCTGGAGCAGGAAGGTGCAGACCATAATGGAACATCTGTGGTTAGACCTCAATCTGTAGTCAGGAAAGAGCTTAACCTGAATGCTTGTGAGGAGTACGATGAACAATTGAAGGAAGTAGGTAATGAATACCGGTGTAAGGTTGGTAGTTCAGCTGTGAGGAAACTTTTCAGAGATGAGATACTTATTGAAACTAAAGGGCCAGAAGATGGAAATTATGATTTTCAAAAGACAGTGGACTTGCCTCAGTTGGACTCTGATAATGTATTGACAGGTTTAAGTTATCTAGATTCTCAAGAACCTGGAGAGGAAACTCAGGCCAATGCACTAGAAGCTGTTGACAAGTTTCTTAGCCTCAATCCTTTTGATTTTGATCAACATCTTGACTTTGGGAAGTCCTCCATTGGAAAATCAAAATGTGTCTCTGCTGCAAGCGGGGCAAAACATTTAGCTCAGCGAGCAGCTGGAATAGCTGATGCAGAAGGCGGGATATATGATTGGGATGACAATCGCGAAGATGAAGGAGGTGGAGAGTTTTTTCAGAAGAAAAAGGAACTTCTTTTTGGCAGAATACCTACTACTGAACCTCTGAAGCATGGTTCTCTTGACCCCTTAAGACGGGGATCTAAAAGTTGTGGACCAAAGGAAAAGCATATGTTGAACTGCAAAAAGTTTAAGGGCTCCCCCTGTTCTGATTCAAGGTTAATGTCAAGTAAAGTGAGAGTTAAAAGTGAGCTATCAAAGTCCAGATCTAGAAAGAAGTTAGTTGAGGAGCTGGATGAACAATTCACTGTGGGGGCTGGTAATGGAATGGTTGATAATGGTGATGGAGACAATGTTCCAGACTTGCAAAATGTTGGTTTAGATACTCAAATGGCTGCCGAAGCTATGGAAACATTATGCTTCAGAGTTCCCGTGCTGGAAAATGATTTTAGCAATGAGAATAAATGTAATAAGTCATTGAGTAAAAGTTCCTGCAAAGGTCGAGTTGATGATGAGAGTCTGTTAAAGCAAAGGTCCCCCAAGAAAAAAGCACGATCTTCTGACACTCGACCTGCTACACGATTGTCGGTGCAGAAGGATGTCAAATTAGTTGAAGTGCACTGTAGAGAAACAGTGAAGCAACAGAAAAGTAGCAAGAAGCAAGGCAATGATGAACAAGGAGCCAGATTGAGAATGATCAAGGCAAATATGACGATATCCCATTCTTCAAGGGGAAAAGAAGAAGAGTTCGGACAAGTTGAAAGACCACCAAAAGAAAGCAGAGGTTCCATGTCTGTCAAGAATTGTCATTTGCAGCAGCAGCATGACTCATTTACACCTATAGCTCATCGAACTAGGCACAACCGGGCAGAAAGTCAACTAAAAAGTCGTCTGTCTGCTGCTGTCACTTCTAATAGAAGTGGGATTGATGGAGATGCTTGTGAGACTTTGATGGATCATGGTACATTTGCTGCTGACCGTACGGCCAATCTCcgaaatatgaaattaatgtgGGGCGACCATTGTGCTGTAGACCATCCCAAAGGAAAAAGAAGTCATCGAAAGATACCTGCCATGGGGCAAGAGGCCACTACTCAACCTTGTAGAAGGTCAAAAAGATTAAGTGGTGACCAGACAAGTACTTCAATTGATGTCAGTGCCAAAAAGAGAAAGTGTTCACCTGAAACTCCCTCTGGTATTGCATCCTCAGGAAGAGGGTCTCGGAAGAAGCTATCAAATGAAGGCATAAATAAAGGACATCCAGAGGGTACCAACATTAGTGATGCTTTTGCTGATGGAAATACAAAAGCACTTCGATATAAGTCCCCAGAAGATTCTAATATGAAAGCTGATGTAGCGACAAAACAGTCTGTTGATGAAGCACATGGAGTAGAATCTTTAACAGGAGACCAGTGTAAAGCGCCAGCTTCAGCATGCACCACTCCCACCAATTCAAAAATCCTGAAGAGTTCTGTGTCACCTATATGTATGGGTGATGAGTATCAAAAGCAATCGTGCAGGAAGAATACGTCAAGGTCCTCTCTTATGAGAGAAATAATTTCCTTACATACTACTGGAACACAAGTTGACTCCACCTTGAAAGATTCCAGGAAGAGGCGAGAAATGACTAATGTTCGAATCTTGTTCAGTCAGCACCTTGATCCAGATATAATCAAACAGCAAAAAAAG ATCATAGCACGGTTAGGGGCCTCAAGTGCGTCATCTATGTCCGATGCCACTCATTTTATGGCTGATGAATTTGTTCGCACTAGAAATATGCTAGAAGCTATTGCTGCAGGGAAACCTGTGGTGACACATCTATGGCTTGAGAGTTGTGGACAAGCAAGCTGTCTTATTgatgagaaaaattatatacTGAGAgatgcaagaaaagaaaaagagttcgGCTTCAGTATGCCAGTTTCATTAGCACGAGCATGCCAACATCCCATTTTACAG GGATATAAGGTTTTTATCACTCCGAATACAAAGCCTGGTAAAGAAATATTGGCAAGTTTGGTTAAGGCAGTTCATGGTTTG GCAGTTGAGCGACTTTGTAGATCTGCTATGAAAGAGGAAGTTATTCCTGACAATCTTCTAGTTTTATCATGTGAAGAAGATTATGAAGTTTGCATCCCCTTCCTTGAGAAAg GATCAACAGTGTATAGTTCGGAACTACTGCTGAATGGCATAGTCACTCAGAGACTAGATTTTGACAG GTACCATCTTTTCTCAGATCATGTTAAGAGAACTCGTTCAACAGTATGgatgaagaaaaataacaatCAATACCTTGCTATTGCGAAATGCAAATGA
- the LOC101264251 gene encoding uncharacterized protein, whose protein sequence is MEAPRGTEAAPIPFSDNVPPASPRISQADFHKKEASNMVSGLGPSMKKADLSLQIPPRHAGIGTGRKYSPRSPGPTGGFLRALSFKKKSASSDGERSSLLSSDHKVVPGSPLAANFFSSNWQKCASLPVTPASDSSPSVSTPISSRTHGEQQRSNSSRTGASKASMSRSLSVPGRNFIIVRSMSFATHEEHVPDTGDEITPAPENEDREIPEEEAVCRICLAACDEGNTFQMECSCKGDLRLVHEECAIKWFSVKGNKICEVCRQDVSNLPVTLLRIPSTSQHDNRAEHNNSGRISAWQDFVVLVLISTISYFFFLEQLFVHDMKTQALVIAAPFAFTLGILSSIFAIILAIKEYIWSYAALEFAFFAVPLYVLYSMLQLQAVYSIMIASVLGFGATMSINAMYIQYYSWQFQIAESSSPV, encoded by the exons ATGGAGGCACCTAGAGGAACAGAAGCAGCTCCCATTCCATTTTCAGATAATGTTCCTCCTGCTTCTCCAAGGATATCACAG GCTGATTTTCATAAAAAGGAAGCCTCGAATATGGTTTCCGGTTTGGGCCCAAGCATGAAAAAAGCAGATCTTTCCCTTCAAATACCTCCAAGACATGCAGGCATTGGAACTGGCAGAAAGTATTCACCCCGTTCACCAGGTCCAACAGGAGGTTTTCTTCGGGCTTTAAGCTTTAAGAAGAAATCTGCTTCATCTGATGGTGAGAGAAGTTCTCTCCTTAGTTCAGATCATAAGGTAGTTCCAGGAAGCCCTCTGgcagcaaacttcttctcctcCAATTGGCAAAAATGTGCCTCTCTACCTGTGACCCCTGCTTCAGATTCATCTCCCTCAGTTTCTACGCCTATATCTTCCAGGACACATGGTGAACAACAAAGGTCAAAT TCATCGCGGACTGGGGCATCTAAAGCTAGTATGTCAAGGTCCCTTTCTGTGCCTGGGAGAAATTTTATCATTGTTAGATCAATGTCCTTTGCTACCCATGAAGAGCATGTTCCAGATACTGGAGATG aaaTTACTCCTGCTCCTGAGAATGAGGATCGGGAAATCCCTGAAGAGGAAGCAGTTTGTAGGATCTGTCTGGCGGCATGTGATGAAGGCAATACTTTTCAGATGGAGTGCAGCTGCAAAGGTGACCTAAGACTTGTTCACGAGGAATGTGCAATCAAGTGGTTTAGCGTAAAAGGGAACAAAATTTGTGAGGTTTGTAGACAGGACGTTTCTAATTTACCTGTGACATTGCTGCGGATTCCCAGTACTAGTCAACATGATAACAGAGCGGAGCACAACAATTCTGGAAGAATAAG TGCTTGGCAGGACTTTGTGGTGCTTGTTTTGATCAGCACAATAAGCTACTTCTTCTTCCTTGAGCAGTTATTT GTTCATGACATGAAAACTCAGGCGCTTGTGATTGCTGCACCATTTGCATTTACACTCGGTATTTTGTCATCCATTTTTGCCATCATCCTAG CTATTAAAGAGTACATATGGTCGTATGCCGCTTTAGAGTTTGCTTTTTTTGCTGTTCCGCTATATGTTTTGTACTCTATG CTTCAATTGCAGGCAGTCTATTCTATAATGATAGCATCAGTTTTGGGCTTTGGTGCTACTATGAGTATCAACGCAATGTACATCCAGTACTATTCTTGGCAATTCCAAATTGCAGAAAGTTCTAGCCCTGTATGA
- the LOC101264058 gene encoding uncharacterized protein, which translates to MKFWDWYLKIAVVSAMIGGSMEFFMIKTGFYDKVTVLEAEKRAWENSPEAKAVRDALNPWRHQDAEARKDS; encoded by the exons ATGAAATTCTGGGATTGGTATCTGAAAATTGCTGTTGTTTCGGCCATGATTGGAGGTTCCATGGAGTTTTTCATGATTAAGACTGGATTTT ATGATAAGGTGACTGTTCTAGAAGCGGAAAAGAGAGCATGGGAGAATTCTCCTGAAGCCAAGGCTGTAAGAGACGCTCTTAATCCATGGAGACATCAGGATGCAGAAGCAAGAAAGGATTCTTAG
- the LOC101263748 gene encoding U1 small nuclear ribonucleoprotein C-like isoform X2: MPRYFCDYCDTYLTHDSPSVRKQHNAGYKHKANVRSYYLKLEEEQTQILIDQKIKERLGQAVAYQQIGAAYNQHLAAFPGQRPRLPMMPPPMLPVPGVMPPQLMAGARPPILPVPVLGAPGYSAVPPTAPTAGQMPPVASLPMQLNAFPAPPALNPLVGVPGGAPPPSVGSAPFPATQSMYQPNPNGIAASSANETTTS, encoded by the exons ATGCCTCG GTATTTCTGTGACTATTGTGACACTTACTTGACACATGATTCG CCTTCTGTCAGAAAACAGCATAATGCCGGTTACAAACACAAG GCTAATGTACGGTCTTATTATCTGAAGCTTGAGGAGGAGCAAACACAGATTCTGATAGATCAGAAAATCAAGGAGCGCCTTGGGCAGGCAGTAGCCTACCAGCAAATAGGTGCAGCTTATAATCAACATCTTGCTGCCTTCCCTGGTCAAAGACCCCGCCTACCTATGATGCCACCTCCTATGCTGCCTGTTCCAGGAGTGATGCCCCCACAATTAATGGCAGGTGCCAGACCTCCCATTTTGCCTGTTCCAGTTCTTGGTGCTCCAG GTTATTCAGCAGTTCCTCCAACTGCACCAACTGCAGGGCAGATGCCACCTGTTGCATCCTTGCCGATGCAACTCAATGCTTTTCCAGCTCCTCCTGCACTGAATCCCCTTGTAGGTGTTCCAGGTGGAGCCCCTCCACCTAGTGTAGGCAGCGCCCCTTTTCCTGCTACACAATCAATGTACCAGCCAAATCCCAATGGAATTGCTGCCTCTTCTGCTAATGAGACAACAACCAGCTAA
- the LOC101263748 gene encoding U1 small nuclear ribonucleoprotein C-like isoform X1 gives MPRYFCDYCDTYLTHDSPSVRKQHNAGYKHKANVRSYYLKLEEEQTQILIDQKIKERLGQAVAYQQIGAAYNQHLAAFPGQRPRLPMMPPPMLPVPGVMPPQLMAGARPPILPVPVLGAPGILLWTYCYEARPTPTLRHFRYSAVPPTAPTAGQMPPVASLPMQLNAFPAPPALNPLVGVPGGAPPPSVGSAPFPATQSMYQPNPNGIAASSANETTTS, from the exons ATGCCTCG GTATTTCTGTGACTATTGTGACACTTACTTGACACATGATTCG CCTTCTGTCAGAAAACAGCATAATGCCGGTTACAAACACAAG GCTAATGTACGGTCTTATTATCTGAAGCTTGAGGAGGAGCAAACACAGATTCTGATAGATCAGAAAATCAAGGAGCGCCTTGGGCAGGCAGTAGCCTACCAGCAAATAGGTGCAGCTTATAATCAACATCTTGCTGCCTTCCCTGGTCAAAGACCCCGCCTACCTATGATGCCACCTCCTATGCTGCCTGTTCCAGGAGTGATGCCCCCACAATTAATGGCAGGTGCCAGACCTCCCATTTTGCCTGTTCCAGTTCTTGGTGCTCCAG GTATTTTATTATGGACTTACTGTTATGAAGCACGCCCCACCCCCACATTGAGGCATTTTC GTTATTCAGCAGTTCCTCCAACTGCACCAACTGCAGGGCAGATGCCACCTGTTGCATCCTTGCCGATGCAACTCAATGCTTTTCCAGCTCCTCCTGCACTGAATCCCCTTGTAGGTGTTCCAGGTGGAGCCCCTCCACCTAGTGTAGGCAGCGCCCCTTTTCCTGCTACACAATCAATGTACCAGCCAAATCCCAATGGAATTGCTGCCTCTTCTGCTAATGAGACAACAACCAGCTAA